The window CCGTACGGCCGTACCGCCATATCCGCCGAGCAACCAGGAGGTGCCGAGCCGATGGCGCTCGACCAGTCCTTCGTGGGGCGTTCCTACCCGCCCACCGACCCCTACGAGGTCGGCCGGGAGAAGATCCGCGAGTTCGCGGAGGCCGTGGGGGACACCAACCCCGTCTACACCGACCCGGAGGCCGCCAAGGCGCTCGGGTACGCCGATGTGATCGCCCCGCCGACCTTCGTGTTCTCGATCACCTTCAAGGCGGCCGGACAGGTCGTCCAGGACCCCCAGCTGGGCCTCGACTACAGCCGGGTGGTGCACGGCGACCAGAAGTTCGCCCACCGGCGCCCGGTGCGCGCCGGTGACCGGCTCACGGTCACCTCGACCATCGAGGCGATCAAGTCCCTGGCGGGCAACGACATCCTGGACATCCGCGGCGAGGTCCACGACGAGTCCGGCGAACACGTCGTGACCGCCTGGACCAAGCTCGTGGCCCGCGCGGCCGAGGAGGCGTGAGGACCCGATGACCGCGAAGATCTCCTACGACGACGTCGAGGTCGGCACCGAACTGCCCGCGCAGACCTTCGGTGTGACCCGAGCCACCCTCGTCCAGTACGCGGGCGCCTCCGGCGACTTCAACCCGATCCACTGGAACGAGCGGTTCGCCAAGGAGGTGGGCCTCCCGGACGTCATCGCGCACGGCATGTTCACCATGGCCGAGGCGATCCGCGTCGTCACCGACTGGACCGGCGACCCGGGCGCGGTCGTCGAGTACGGCGTCCGCTTCACCAAGCCCGTCGTCGTCCCCGACGACGACGAGGGCGCCACCATCGAGGTCAGCGCCAAGATCGGCGCCAAGCTCGACGACAACACGGTCCGCGTCGACCTCACGGCCATGAGCGCCGGCCAGAAGGTCCTCGGCATGTCCCGAGCGGTCGTACGACTGGCCTGACGGCCCGTGCGGCCCCGCCGCACCGGCACGGTCCCCCGCCCCTCCCGGGTGCGGGGGTCTCGTACTCTTGAGCCCGTGCAGGAACTCCACGACGCCCCCCTCGCCCCGCTGACCACCTTCCGGCTGGGTGGGCCCGCGCGACGGCTGATCACCGCGACCACCGACGACGAGGTGATCGCCACGGTCCGCGAGGCCGACGACACCGGTACGCCGCTGCTGCTCATCGGGGGCGGCTCCAACCTGGTCGTCGGGGACCAGGGCTTCCCCGGCACCGCGCTGGTCATCGCCACGAAGGGCTACACGCTCGACGCGACGCGGCTGGAACTGGCCGCCGGCGAGGTGTGGACCGACGCGGTCGCCCGCGTCGTCGAGGCCGGGCTGGCCGGCATCGAGTGCCTGGCCGGGATCCCCGGCTCCGCCGGCGCCACACCGATCCAGAACGTCGGGGCGTACGGCCAGGAGGTCGCCTCCACCATCACCGAGGTCGTCGCCTACGACCGCCGCACCCGCGAGACGGTCACCGTCCCGGCCGCCGAGTGCGCCTTCTCGTACCGCCACAGCCGCTTCAAGGACGAGCCCGAGCGGTACGTCGTCCTGCGCGTCCGGTTCGAACTGGAGGACGCGGGCGGTCTCTCGGGGCCGGTCAAGTACGCGGAGACGGCCCGCTCGCTCGGTGTCGAGCCCGGCGACCGGGTGCCCCTCGCGCGGGCCCGCGAGACCGTGCTGAAGCTGCGTGCCGGGAAGGGCATGGTCCTCGACCCCGAGGACCACGACACCTGGTCCGCCGGGTCGTTCTTCACCAACCCGATCCTCACCGACGAGGAGTTCGCCGCGTTCCACGCGCGCGTGCGGGAGCGGCTCGGGGACGACGTCACCCCGCCCGCGTACGCCGCCGGCGACGGGCACACCAAGACCTCCGCCGCCTGGCTGATCGACAAGGCGGGCTTCACCAAGGGGTACGGCACCGGCCCCGCCCGGATCTCCTCCAAGCACACCCTCGCCCTCACCAACCGGGGCGCGGCCACCACCGAGGACCTGCTCGCGCTGGCCCGCGAGGTCGTGACCGGAGTCCGGGACGCCTTCGGCATCACCCTGGTCAACGAGCCGGTGACGGTCGGCGTCAGCCTCTGACCGGAGCCGCTAGCGGGCCGGGCCGGCGAGCCAGTCGTCCACCCCGGACAGCAGCTTCGCCCGCTCGTCCTCCGGCGCCGCCGACGCCCGGATCGACTGCCGGGCCAGCTCCGCCAGTTCCGCGTCGGTGAAGCCGTGGTGGTGCCGGGCGATCTCGTACTGGGCAGCGAGGCGGGAGCCGAACAGCAGCGGGTCGTCGGCGCCGAGCGCCATCGGCACACCCGCCTCGAACAGAGTGCGCAGGGGGACGTCCTGGGGTTTCTCGTAGACGCCGAGCGCCACGTTCGAGGCGGGGCAGACCTCGCACGTCACGCCCCGGTCCGCGAGGCGCTTCAGCAGCCGCGGGTCCTCCGCCGCGCGTACCCCGTGCCCGATGCGCGAGGCGTGCAGATCGTCCAGGCAGTCACGCACCGACGCGGGGCCGGTCAGCTCGCCGCCGTGCGGCGCCGACAGCAGGCCCCCCTCCCGGGCGATCGCGAAGGCCCGGTCGAAGTCCCGCGCCATGCCCCGGCGTTCGTCGTTGGAGAGCCCGAAGCCCACCACGCCCCGGTCGGCGTACCGCACCGCCAGCCGGGCCAGCGTGCGCGCGTCCAGCGGGTGCTTCATCCGGTTCGCGGCCACCACCACCCGCATCCCGAGCCCGGTGTCCCGCACGGTCGTGTCCACGGCGTCCAGGATGACCTCCAGCGCCGGGATCAGTCCGCCCAGCCGGGGCGCGTACGACGTGGGGTCCACCTGGATCTCCAGCCAGCCCGAGCCGTCCCGCACGTCCTCCTCCGCGGCCTCCCGCACCAGCCGCTGGATGTCCTCGGGCCCCCTGACGCACGAGCGCGCCGCGTCGTACAGCCGCTGGAACCGGAACCACCCCCGCTCGTCCGTCGCACGCAGCTTCGGCGGCTCCCCGCTGGTCAGCGCCTCGGCGAGCGCCTCGGGCAGCCGCACCCCGTACTTGTCGGCCAGCTCCAGCACGGTCATGGGCCGCATCGACCCGGTGAAGTGCAGATGCAGATGGGCCTTGGGCAGTTCAGAGAGATCACGTACACGCTCCATCGCCCGATCCTGCCGCACGCCCGTGCCGTCCCGGTAGCGGAATCCTCGAACGTGGTCTTGCTCGCACAAACGACAAGGGGCCTCCACATACGAACGTTCGTATGTGGAGGCCCCTGAGACCGACGTCAGTCCCGGGCCTCCGCCAGCAGCTTCTGGAGGCGCGAGACGCCCTCGACGAGATCCTCGTCACCGAGGGCGTACGACAGACGCAGATAGCCGGGGGTGCCGAAGGCCTCGCCGGGGACGACCGCCACCTCGGCCTCCTCCAGGATCAGCGCGGCCAGCTCGACCGTGTCCTGCGGGCGCTTGCCCCGGATCTCCTTGCCGACCAGAGCCTTCACCGAGGGGTAGGCGTAGAACGCGCCCTCGGGCTCCGGGCACAGGACGCCGTCGATCTCGTTGAGCATCCGCACGATCGTCCTGCGGCGCCGGTCGAAGGCCTCCTTCATCTCGTCGACGGCGGACAGGTCGCCCGACACGGCGGCGAGCGCGGCGACCTGGGCCACGTTGGAGACGTTCGAGGTCGCGTGCGACTGGAGGTTGGTCGCGGCCTTCACGACGTCCTTGGGGCCGATGACCCAGCCCACGCGCCAGCCCGTCATCGCGTACGTCTTCGCGACACCGTTGACCACGATGGTCCTGTCGGCCAGCTCGGGTACGACCACCGGCAGGGAGTGGAACTCCGCGTCGCCGTAGACCAGGTGCTCGTAGATCTCGTCGGTCAGGACCCACAGGCCCTTCTCGGCGGCCCAGCGGCCGATCTCCTCGATCTGCGCGCGCGTGTAGACCGCGCCGGTCGGGTTGGAGGGGGAGACGAAGAGGAGCACCTTCGTGTTCTCCGTGCGGGCCGCCTCCAGCTGCTCGACGGAGACCCGGTAGCCCGTGGTCTCGTCGGCGACGACCTCGACCGGGACACCGCCGGCCAGACGGATCGACTCCGGGTACGTCGTCCAGTACGGCGCCGGGACGATGACCTCGTCGCCCGGGTCGAGGATCGCGGCGAAGGCCTCGTAGATGGCCTGCTTGCCGCCGTTGGTCACGAGGACCTGCGACGGGTCGACCTCGTAACCGGAGTCGCGCAGGGTCTTCGCGGCGATCGCGGCCTTCAGCTCGGGCAGACCGCCGGCCGGCGTGTACCGGTGGTACTTCGGGTTCTTGCAGGCCTCGACGGCCGCCTCGACGATGTAGTCGGGAGTCGGGAAGTCGGGCTCGCCGGCGCCGAAGCCGATCACCGGACGCCCTGCGGCCTTGAGGGCCTTGGCCTTGGCGTCCACGGCGAGGGTGGCGGACTCGGAGATCGCGCCGATGCGCGCGGAGACCCGGCGCTCGGTGGGAGGGGTTGCAGCGCTCATGGGCCCCATCGTTCCAGACCGGAAACGCGCCGGGCACGCGGGTTTCACAGACTGAGCAGCGACGGAACAACCGCCCGCCTCCGCGGCCGGAAACGGTCGATCTTCGACGGACAACATCCCTACGGACGCTTTCTGTTCGACGACAGCTCTCGGACCACGTATGCTCTGTCCTCGTTGGCCTTCACCGGCCGCGCCCGTCAGGTGCACACCGTGCACTCGCTCGGATGCGGTACGTTGGGGGAGAACCACAAAGGGTCGTAGCTCAATTGGTAGAGCACTGGTCTCCAAAACCAGCGGTTGGGGGTTCAAGTCCCTCCGGCCCTGCTACACACTCCTCACGCCAGGATGTGTGCGCATGTACGTACAGCAATGTTCCGCCGTGCGGCTCAGACCGGGCGCGGCACGGCCACGACCCGGACCGGAATCAGGTGAGGATGAATGACGGACGCCGTGGGCTCCATCGACACGCCTGATGCCCAGGACGAGGTGCCCGAGGACAAGAAGAAGACCCGCAAGGGCGGCAAGCGGGCCAAGAAGGGCCCGCTGAAGCGCCTCGCGCTCTTCTACCGGCAGATCGTCGCGGAGCTGCGTAAGGTCGTCTGGCCGACCCGCTCCCAGCTGACGACCTACACCTCGGTGGTCATCGTCTTCGTCGTCGTCATGATCGGTCTTGTCACCGTGATTGACTTCGGCCTCGACAAGGCCGCCAAGTACGTCTTCGGCTGAGCCGAAAGCGAAGGGCGCCGACACTTGGCGCCCCTTTCGCATGTTCCACCCCCATGATCCAGGAAGAAGCAGCCACGTGTCTGACCCGAACCTGAAGGACGCCATGGAGCCTCGCGGTGAAGGTGCCGAGTCCGTGGATGACGAACTCGACATCGTCGAGGGAGCAGATCCCGAGGACGGTGTCGACGAGTTCGAGGCTGCCGAGGCCGAGGCGGGGGAGTCGGCCGAGGAAGAGGCTGTGCACGTCGAGGAAGCCGACGACGAGGAAGCCGACGTCGAGGACTCCGATGACTCCGAGGACGACGATGCCGAAGAGGCCGTCGAGGAGGAGACCGAGCCGGTCGACCCCGTCGAGGCCCTGCGCGCGGAACTGCGGGCCCTGCCCGGCGAGTGGTACGTCATCCACACGTACGCCGGTTACGAGAACCGTGTGAAGACCAACCTCGAACAGCGTGCCGTCTCGCTGAACGTCGAGGACTTCATCTTCCAGGCCGAGGTGCCGCAGGAAGAGGTCGCGCAGATCAAGAACGGCGAGCGCAAGACGATCCGCCAGAACAAGCTCCCCGGCTACGTCCTCGTCCGCATGGACCTGACGAACGAGTCCTGGGGCGTCGTCCGCAACACCCCCGGCGTCACCGGCTTCGTGGGCAACGCCTACGACCCCTACCCGCTGACCCTGGACGAGATCGTCAAGATGCTCGCGCCGGAGGCCGAGGAGAAGGCCGCCCGTGAGGCGGCCGAGGCCGAGGGCAAGCCGGCGCCCGCCCGCAAGGTCGAGGTCCAGGTGCTGGACTTCGAGGTCGGCGACTCGGTCACCGTCACGGACGGCCCGTTCGCCACGCTGCAGGCGACCATCAACGAGATCAACGCGGACTCGAAGAAGGTCAAGGGTCTCGTGGAGATCTTCGGCCGCGAGACGCCGGTCGAGCTGTCGTTCGACCAGATCCAGAAGAACTAGCCGGCCACCGGCTCCTTCCTGGACCACCGCTTTCCGACCAGGTCAGACGGGCTGTCAAAAGCTTGTCTGACCTGCTCGGTTTTTGGCCGCGCATCCATACCCGTTATCGTTGTGCGGTATGCCTTCATCCGGGACGCGACCTGGATGGGGGCGCACTCGAATCGAAAGGACCCGGAGAGCAATGCCTCCCAAGAAGAAGAAGGTCACGGGGCTCATCAAGCTCCAGATCAACGCCGGTGCGGCGAACCCCGCCCCGCCGGTCGGCCCCGCGCTCGGTCAGCACGGCGTCAACATCATGGAGTTCTGCAAGGCCTACAACGCCGCGACCGAGTCGCAGCGTGGCTGGGTGATCCCGGTGGAGATCACGGTCTACGAGGACCGCTCCTTCACCTTCGTCACCAAGACGCCGCCGGCCGCGAAGATGATCCTCAAGGCCGCGGGTGTCGAGAAGGGCTCCGGCGAGCCGCACAAGACCAAGGTCGCCAAGATCACCGAGGCGCAGGTCCGTGAGATCGCCACGACCAAGCTCCCCGACCTGAACGCCAACGACCTGGACGCCGCGTCGAAGATCATCGCCGGCACCGCCCGTTCCATGGGCATCACGGTCGAGGGCTGAGTCCCACCTTCGTAGCATCACGCGGCGGCCGTACACGGCAGCCGCGCGTGGCAGGGCCTGCTCGGCCCGTACCACGACTCCTTACCAAGCACACACAGGAGCAGTTGTGAGCAAGCGCAGCAAGGCTCTCCGCGCTGCGGACGCCAAGGTCGACCGGGACAAGCTCTACGCCCCGCTCGAGGCCGTCCGTCTCGCCAAGGAGACCTCCACGTCCAAGTTCGACGGCACCGTCGAGGTCGCCTTCCGTCTGGGTGTCGACCCGCGCAAGGCCGACCAGATGGTCCGTGGCACCGTGAACCTCCCGCACGGCACCGGTAAGACCGCCCGGGTCCTGGTCTTCGCGACCGGTGACCGTGCCGAGGCCGCGACCGCCGCCGGCGCCGACATCGTCGGCTCCGACGAACTGATCGACGAGGTGGCGAAGGGCCGTCTGGACTTCGACGCCGTCGTCGCCACCCCGGACCTCATGGGCAAGGTCGGCCGCCTCGGCCGCGTGCTCGGTCCCCGTGGTCTCATGCCGAACCCCAAGACCGGCACCGTGACCCCCGATGTCGTGAAGGCCGTCAACGACATCAAGGGCGGCAAGATCGAGTTCCGCGTCGACAAGCACTCGAACCTGCACTTCATCATCGGCAAGACGTCGTTCGACGACACCAAGCTGGTGGAGAACTACGCCGCGGCGCTGGAGGAGATCCTCCGTCTGAAGCCGTCGGCCGCCAAGGGGCGCTACATCAAGAAGGCCGCGCTCAGCACCACGATCGGCCCCGGCATCCCGATCGACTCGAACCGCACCCGCAACCTCCTCGTCGAGGAGGACCCGGCCGCCGTCTGAGCCTGACGCTCACCGGCAGCCGCGTCGCGGTCGCACGCGCAAGACACGAGCCCCGCAGCCTTTCGAGGCTGCGGGGCTCGTGTCTTGTGCGCGGGAGCGGAAAGGCGCACGACAGCCGCCGTCCGTCGACGCTAGTGTCCCCGTCGCCCCATAGAGGTGGGGCGTGAGGTTACAGGGGGACAGATGAGGTTGGCCGGACACGGCTCCGTACGTCGTCGTAGGGGCGTCGGCATCGCCGTCGTGGCCGCGTTGCTGGGCGGTGCCACCACGGCCTGCGGCACGGAGGCGGGGGCGGAGGCCGAGGCGAAGCCGACGACGCCCGCGAAGGCCGAGGCGAAGCCCGCAACGCCCGCCGAGGCCGTGGCCCGTGCCGCGGAGCGGACGACGGACATCGCGTCGCTGCGCTACCGGGTGTCGGGGACCCTGCCGGAGCACGGGAGGATACGGGTCGAGGCGGCGATGACCGCGCGGCCGACCGCGATGCGCATGGAACTGACCGGGTGGGGCCCGAGCGAGGACAAGGCCTTGGCGGTGCGGTTCGCCGACGGGGTGATCTACGCCGAGGGGGACGCGTCCGCCATCGGCGCCCCGGCGGGCAAGAAATGGATCAGCGCCGGGCCGGCCGTGTGGGGACGCGGCGCGGCGGACAACAACACGTACCGCGTCCTGCCCGGTCCGTTGGAGGCGAGCCCGCTCGCGCAGTCCACGCTCCTCACCGGCGCGAAGAAGGTCAGCGAGGTCGGTGCCGAGACGGTCGACGGCGGCGAGGCCACGCATTACCGGGGCACGGTCACCACGAGGAGTTTGCGGGCCGCCCGGACGGCGGCCCGGGACAAGGCGACCCGGGAGGCGCGGACGACCAGTCTGGACCAGTTCATGATGCTGGGCATCGAGAAGACGCTCACCGTGGACCTGTGGGTCGACGACGACGGCCGGGCCAAGCGATACCGGCTCAGGGGCGAGACCTACGCCCTGCGGGAGGGGCGCATGGTCGACGCGGGCCCGCTCGACCTGACCGTCACCCTCCTGGACGTCGACCGGCCGGTGACCGTCGAGACCCCGGCGGCCGCGGACACGGTCGACCTCGCCGAGCGGGTGGACGGGGCCGGAGAGGGCTGAGCGGCGGCCTCCGGGAGCGGATTTGCTCGACAGGGACGCCGTCCCGTACTCTTCCGAGGAAGCCAAAGACCGCTGGTCGTTGCCGTGTGCTCACAAGAGGGCGCGGTGGCCGAAGGATCCGCTGATACGCGGACGACCCGCGCAGGTGACTGTGGAAGTTGCTCCTGGTCCGGTTCCGTCTCGTACGGGATTCGTCCGGTCGAGTCACGCCCCGAGCGCCTGCGCCGGGGCGTTTCGTTTTCTTCAGCCCCTTCTGAGCGGTCCTCATCACCCGGAAGGAGGCCGACGCTCTATGGCAAGGCCCGACAAGGCTGCCGCGGTGGCCGAGCTCACGGAGCAGTTCCGTAGCTCGAACGCCGCCGTGCTGACCGAGTACCGGGGTCTCACCGTGGCGCAGCTCAAGACGCTGCGTCGTTCACTCGGTGAGGACGCCCAGTACGCCGTGGTGAAGAACACGCTGACCAAGATTGCGGCCAACGAGGCCGGGATCTCGACGCTCGACGACCTGTTCAACGGTCCGACGGCGGTCGCCTTCATCACCGGTGACCCGGTGACGTCGGCGAAGGGTCTTCGTGACTTCGCCAAGGACAACCCGAACCTCGTCATCAAGGGCGGTGTCCTTGACGGCAAGGCGCTGTCCGCCGACGAGATCAAGAAGCTCGCGGACCTCGAGTCCCGCGAGGTTCTGCTCTCCAAGCTGGCAGGTGCCTTCAAGGGCAAGCAGTCCCAGGCTGCGCAGCTCTTCCAGGCGCTTCCCTCGAAGCTCGTCCGCACCGTGGACGCGCTCCGTGCCAAGCAAGAAGAGCAGGGCGGTGCCGAGTAACTCGGCTCGCGAAATGACCGCCGCCTGAGGCAGTCCGCCTCCGGAAAGCGGTCGTAGCGGGCCGTCGTACGCCCGCAAGACATGTACATCCGGCACCTGCCGAATTAGTGGAAGGAAGCCATCGTGGCTCTCACCCAGGACGAACTGCTCGCCGAGTTCGAGGGCATGACCCTCATCCAGCTCTCCGAGTTCGTGAAGGCGTTCGAGGAGAAGTTCGACGTCACCGCCGCCGCGGCCGTCGCCGTCGCCGGCCCGGCCGGTCCGGCCGCCGCCGCCGAGGCTGTCGAGGAGCAGGACGAGTTCGACGTCGTCCTCACCGGCGCCGGCGAGAAGAAGATCCAGGTCATCAAGGTCGTGCGTGAG is drawn from Streptomyces bottropensis ATCC 25435 and contains these coding sequences:
- the rplA gene encoding 50S ribosomal protein L1; translation: MSKRSKALRAADAKVDRDKLYAPLEAVRLAKETSTSKFDGTVEVAFRLGVDPRKADQMVRGTVNLPHGTGKTARVLVFATGDRAEAATAAGADIVGSDELIDEVAKGRLDFDAVVATPDLMGKVGRLGRVLGPRGLMPNPKTGTVTPDVVKAVNDIKGGKIEFRVDKHSNLHFIIGKTSFDDTKLVENYAAALEEILRLKPSAAKGRYIKKAALSTTIGPGIPIDSNRTRNLLVEEDPAAV
- a CDS encoding adenosine deaminase; translation: MERVRDLSELPKAHLHLHFTGSMRPMTVLELADKYGVRLPEALAEALTSGEPPKLRATDERGWFRFQRLYDAARSCVRGPEDIQRLVREAAEEDVRDGSGWLEIQVDPTSYAPRLGGLIPALEVILDAVDTTVRDTGLGMRVVVAANRMKHPLDARTLARLAVRYADRGVVGFGLSNDERRGMARDFDRAFAIAREGGLLSAPHGGELTGPASVRDCLDDLHASRIGHGVRAAEDPRLLKRLADRGVTCEVCPASNVALGVYEKPQDVPLRTLFEAGVPMALGADDPLLFGSRLAAQYEIARHHHGFTDAELAELARQSIRASAAPEDERAKLLSGVDDWLAGPAR
- the nusG gene encoding transcription termination/antitermination protein NusG, producing the protein MSDPNLKDAMEPRGEGAESVDDELDIVEGADPEDGVDEFEAAEAEAGESAEEEAVHVEEADDEEADVEDSDDSEDDDAEEAVEEETEPVDPVEALRAELRALPGEWYVIHTYAGYENRVKTNLEQRAVSLNVEDFIFQAEVPQEEVAQIKNGERKTIRQNKLPGYVLVRMDLTNESWGVVRNTPGVTGFVGNAYDPYPLTLDEIVKMLAPEAEEKAAREAAEAEGKPAPARKVEVQVLDFEVGDSVTVTDGPFATLQATINEINADSKKVKGLVEIFGRETPVELSFDQIQKN
- the rplL gene encoding 50S ribosomal protein L7/L12; protein product: MVALTQDELLAEFEGMTLIQLSEFVKAFEEKFDVTAAAAVAVAGPAGPAAAAEAVEEQDEFDVVLTGAGEKKIQVIKVVRELTSLGLKEAKDLVDGAPKPVLEKVAKEAAEKAAESLKAAGASVEVK
- the secE gene encoding preprotein translocase subunit SecE; the protein is MTDAVGSIDTPDAQDEVPEDKKKTRKGGKRAKKGPLKRLALFYRQIVAELRKVVWPTRSQLTTYTSVVIVFVVVMIGLVTVIDFGLDKAAKYVFG
- the rplJ gene encoding 50S ribosomal protein L10, translating into MARPDKAAAVAELTEQFRSSNAAVLTEYRGLTVAQLKTLRRSLGEDAQYAVVKNTLTKIAANEAGISTLDDLFNGPTAVAFITGDPVTSAKGLRDFAKDNPNLVIKGGVLDGKALSADEIKKLADLESREVLLSKLAGAFKGKQSQAAQLFQALPSKLVRTVDALRAKQEEQGGAE
- a CDS encoding MaoC family dehydratase — translated: MTAKISYDDVEVGTELPAQTFGVTRATLVQYAGASGDFNPIHWNERFAKEVGLPDVIAHGMFTMAEAIRVVTDWTGDPGAVVEYGVRFTKPVVVPDDDEGATIEVSAKIGAKLDDNTVRVDLTAMSAGQKVLGMSRAVVRLA
- a CDS encoding MaoC family dehydratase N-terminal domain-containing protein codes for the protein MALDQSFVGRSYPPTDPYEVGREKIREFAEAVGDTNPVYTDPEAAKALGYADVIAPPTFVFSITFKAAGQVVQDPQLGLDYSRVVHGDQKFAHRRPVRAGDRLTVTSTIEAIKSLAGNDILDIRGEVHDESGEHVVTAWTKLVARAAEEA
- a CDS encoding pyridoxal phosphate-dependent aminotransferase, translated to MSAATPPTERRVSARIGAISESATLAVDAKAKALKAAGRPVIGFGAGEPDFPTPDYIVEAAVEACKNPKYHRYTPAGGLPELKAAIAAKTLRDSGYEVDPSQVLVTNGGKQAIYEAFAAILDPGDEVIVPAPYWTTYPESIRLAGGVPVEVVADETTGYRVSVEQLEAARTENTKVLLFVSPSNPTGAVYTRAQIEEIGRWAAEKGLWVLTDEIYEHLVYGDAEFHSLPVVVPELADRTIVVNGVAKTYAMTGWRVGWVIGPKDVVKAATNLQSHATSNVSNVAQVAALAAVSGDLSAVDEMKEAFDRRRRTIVRMLNEIDGVLCPEPEGAFYAYPSVKALVGKEIRGKRPQDTVELAALILEEAEVAVVPGEAFGTPGYLRLSYALGDEDLVEGVSRLQKLLAEARD
- a CDS encoding UDP-N-acetylmuramate dehydrogenase, which produces MQELHDAPLAPLTTFRLGGPARRLITATTDDEVIATVREADDTGTPLLLIGGGSNLVVGDQGFPGTALVIATKGYTLDATRLELAAGEVWTDAVARVVEAGLAGIECLAGIPGSAGATPIQNVGAYGQEVASTITEVVAYDRRTRETVTVPAAECAFSYRHSRFKDEPERYVVLRVRFELEDAGGLSGPVKYAETARSLGVEPGDRVPLARARETVLKLRAGKGMVLDPEDHDTWSAGSFFTNPILTDEEFAAFHARVRERLGDDVTPPAYAAGDGHTKTSAAWLIDKAGFTKGYGTGPARISSKHTLALTNRGAATTEDLLALAREVVTGVRDAFGITLVNEPVTVGVSL
- the rplK gene encoding 50S ribosomal protein L11 — protein: MPPKKKKVTGLIKLQINAGAANPAPPVGPALGQHGVNIMEFCKAYNAATESQRGWVIPVEITVYEDRSFTFVTKTPPAAKMILKAAGVEKGSGEPHKTKVAKITEAQVREIATTKLPDLNANDLDAASKIIAGTARSMGITVEG